One window of Nicotiana tomentosiformis chromosome 11, ASM39032v3, whole genome shotgun sequence genomic DNA carries:
- the LOC104096034 gene encoding abscisic-aldehyde oxidase-like: protein MEQKKGNLVFAVNGERFELPNIDPSTTLLQFLRSETCFKSPKLGCGEGGCGACVVLVSKYDPKLKKVEDFSASSCLTLLCSLNGYSITTSEGLGNTRDGFHSIHERFAGFHASQCGFCTPGMCMSFFSALVNADKGNKPDPPPGFSKLTSSEAEKAIAGNLCRCTGYRPIADACKTFAADIDIEDLGFNSFWKKGDSKELKISKLPPYDPTKNFSTYPEFLKSECATNLDSTRYPWYSPTSIEELQSLLNSSVADNVASFKLVVGNTGTGYYKETQRYDHYVDLRYIPELSIIKRDQTGIEVGATVTISKLIAFLKEENKVNLGPYGKLVSEKLVNHMEKIASPFVRNSASVGGNLVMAQKNGFPSDIATLFLGVGATVSLMTGHGLEKLTWEELLSRPPIDSRTVLLSVWIPFKEESSLKTFTKFLFETYRAAPRPHGNAIAYVNAAFGVDVSLCQNGILINDIRLAFGAYGTKHATRAKMVEEYLTGKILNAHVLSEALKLVKLAVVPEDGTLHPEYRSSLAVSYVFQFLYPLVDVHSAIVNGINDISLEEVSKSSNDSQGRKQTLLSSSKQVVESSSEHYPVGEPMKKVGAAMQAAGEAVYVDDIPSPPNCLHGAFIYSTKPLAGVKGIHLESNSLTDGFTDIITFKDIPSGGSNVGSITMFGPEPLFADDLARCAGDRIAVAVADTQRSADVAATTALVEYDTVNVNSPILTVEEAVEKSSFFQIPPFLYPKQVGDFSKGMAEADHKILSAEVRLGSEYYFYMETQTALAIPDEDNCMVVYTSSQCPEYAQNVIASCLGVPEHNIRVITRRVGGGFGGKAVRAMPVSTACALAAYKLRRPVRINVNRNSDMIMTGGRHPMKVTYSVGFKSSGKITALHLDILINAGISEDISPLLPSNVIKALKKYDWGALSFDVKVCKTNLTSKSAMRAPGEVQGSYIAEAIIEHVASLLSKEVDSVRNNNVHTLESINLFYDNIITEVGEYTLPSIMDKLAVSSSFFQRSKMVEQFNQKNTWKKKGISRLPIMFEAMQRPTPGKVSILSDGSIVVEVGGIEIGQGLWTKVRQMTAYALGLIESSWSEELVEKVRVIQADSLSLVQGGYTAGSTTSESSCEAVRRCCSVLVERLTPLKKQLQEQNGSLDWPTLIRQAQMQAVNLAANSYYVPESSSMSYLNFGAAVSEVDIDILTGETTILQSDIIYDCGQSLNPAVDMGQIEGAYVQGIGFFMHEEYLTNDDGLMVSNSTWTYKIPTIDTIPQNFNVHLVNSGHHEKRVLSSKASGEPPLLLAASVHCATRAAVKAAREQLKVWGKLDESASEFYLDVPAILPVVKTQCGLDYVEKYLESLLTQKSN, encoded by the exons ATGGAACAGAAAAAAGGGAATTTAGTCTTTGCAGTAAATGGAGAGAGGTTTGAGTTGCCAAATATTGACCCCTCTACTACTTTACTTCAGTTCTTGCGTTCTGAGACTTGTTTCAAGAGTCCTAAACTTGGTTGTGGTGAAG GTGGTTGTGGGGCTTGTGTTGTTCTGGTCTCAAAGTATGATCCTAAGCTTAAAAAGGTCGAAGATTTTAGCGCGAGTTCATGCCTTACACTTCTTTGTAGTTTAAATGGTTACTCAATTACTACAAGTGAAGGCCTTGGGAACACCAGAGATGGTTTTCACTCTATTCATGAAAGATTTGCTGGTTTCCATGCTTCTCAATGTGGCTTTTGCACTCCTGGAATGTGTATGTCATTTTTCTCAGCTCTTGTCAATGCCGATAAAGGAAACAAGCCGGATCCTCCACCAGGATTTTCTAAGCTTACTTCATCTGAAGCTGAAAAGGCCATAGCAGGGAACCTCTGTCGGTGCACTGGATACCGGCCTATTGCTGATGCCTGCAAGACTTTTGCTGCTGATATTGATATAGAGGATTTGGGGTTCAATTCTTTTTGGAAAAAGGGAGATTCCAAGGAATTGAAAATAAGTAAATTACCTCCTTATGATCCAACCAAGAATTTTAGTACATATCCGGAGTTCTTGAAAAGTGAATGCGCCACAAATTTGGACTCCACAAGGTACCCTTGGTACAGTCCTACTTCCATTGAAGAGCTGCAGAGCTTGTTGAACTCCAGTGTGGCGGATAATGTTGCGAGCTTTAAACTGGTCGTTGGTAATACAGGCACAGGTTATTATAAGGAAACTCAGCGATATGATCATTACGTTGATCTCAGGTATATTCCTGAACTCTCAATCATCAAAAGAGATCAGACAGGCATTGAAGTGGGAGCAACTGTGACTATCTCTAAACTTATAGCATTCTTGAAAGAGGAAAACAAAGTCAATTTGGGTCCATATGGGAAGCTGGTGTCCGAAAAGCTGGTTAACCACATGGAGAAGATTGCTTCACCATTTGTTAGGAACTCTGCTAGTGTGGGAGGAAATTTGGTTATGGCACAAAAGAATGGTTTTCCTTCAGATATTGCTACATTATTTCTTGGTGTGGGTGCTACCGTTAGCTTGATGACCGGTCATGGACTTGAAAAACTCACATGGGAGGAATTATTATCGAGACCGCCAATAGACTCAAGGACCGTGCTTCTAAGTGTTTGGATCCCATTTAAAGAAGAGAGTTCTCTCAAAACCTTTACTAAGTTTTTGTTTGAGACCTATCGAGCTGCTCCCCGACCTCATGGGAATGCAATAGCATATGTAAATGCTGCTTTTGGGGTTGATGTTTCTCTCTGCCAGAACGGCATCCTGATAAACGATATCCGGCTGGCGTTTGGTGCTTATGGTACAAAACATGCAACAAGGGCTAAAATGGTAGAGGAATATCTAACAGGGAAAATATTAAATGCACATGTTTTAAGTGAAGCACTTAAATTAGTCAAACTAGCTGTGGTACCGGAAGATGGGACTTTACACCCAGAGTATAGATCAAGCTTGGCCGTCAGTTATGTTTTTCAGTTTCTTTATCCCTTAGTTGATGTTCATTCTGCTATTGTCAATGGAATCAATGACATCTCACTCGAGGAAGTTTCAAAAAGTAGTAATGATAGTCAGGGGAGAAAACAAACACTACTGTCTTCTTCTAAGCAGGTTGTGGAATCAAGTAGCGAGCACTATCCAGTGGGTGAACCAATGAAGAAGGTTGGAGCTGCCATGCAAGCTGCTG GTGAAGCTGTTTATGTAGATGACATTCCGTCACCACCAAACTGCCTGCACGGAGCATTTATCTACAGCACAAAACCATTAGCAGGTGTAAAAGGAATCCATCTTGAGTCTAATTCATTAACAGATGGATTCACCGACATTATTACTTTCAAGGATATCCCAAGTGGAGGGTCAAATGTAGGATCTATTACAATGTTTGGTCCTGAGCCTTTATTCGCAGACGATCTCGCCCGATGTGCTGGCGACAGAATTGCAGTTGCG GTTGCTGACACTCAGAGGTCTGCTGATGTGGCTGCCACAACAGCCCTTGTTGAATATGACACTGTAAATGTAAATTCACCGATTTTAACTGTCGAGGAAGCTGTTGAGAAATCTAGCTTTTTCCAAATCCCGCCATTTCTATATCCAAAACAGGTTGGCGATTTCTCAAAAGGAATGGCTGAAGCTGATCACAAGATTCTCTCTGCTGAG GTAAGACTTGGTTCCGAGTACTATTTTTATATGGAGACACAGACTGCCCTTGCAATTCCAGATGAAGACAACTGTATGGTTGTTTATACTTCAAGCCAGTGCCCTGAGTATGCGCAAAATGTGATTGCCAGTTGTCTTGGTGTTCCTGAACACAATATCCGTGTTATTACAAGAAGGGTTGGAGGTGGCTTTGGGGGCAAGGCAGTCAGAGCAATGCCT GTTTCGACAGCCTGTGCACTTGCAGCATACAAGTTAAGGCGGCCTGTGAGGATAAATGTCAACCGGAACAGCGACATGATAATGACAGGAGGAAGACACCCAATGAAAGTAACATACAGTGTAGGATTCAAGTCAAGCGGAAAGATCACAGCATTACATCTTGATATATTGATAAATGCTGGGATTTCGGAAGATATAAGCCCCCTCCTACCATCAAATGTGATTAAAGCATTAAAGAAATATGATTGGGGTGCCTTATCTTTTGATGTAAAAGTATGCAAGACGAATCTTACCAGCAAATCAGCTATGCGGGCCCCTGGGGAGGTGCAAGGATCTTATATTGCCGAAGCTATAATAGAGCATGTAGCGAGTTTACTGTCAAAGGAGGTGGATTCTGTCAGAAATAATAATGTTCATACATTGGAAAGCATTAATTTATTCTATGATAACATCATAACTGAAGTAGGAGAATATACGTTGCCTAGTATCATGGATAAGTTGGCCGTGTCCTCGAGCTTTTTCCAACGTAGCAAGATGGTGGAACAGTTTAACCAGAAAAACACATGGAAGAAAAAGGGTATTTCTCGACTGCCAATAATGTTTGAAGCTATGCAACGACCGACCCCAGGAAAAGTCAGTATCCTGTCGGATGGATCAATTGTTGTAGAGGTTGGAGGGATTGAAATCGGCCAAGGGCTATGGACAAAGGTTAGACAGATGACTGCATATGCTCTTGGTTTAATTGAAAGTAGTTGGAGTGAAGAACTTGTAGAGAAAGTACGAGTCATACAAGCAGACAGCTTAAGCTTAGTGCAAGGTGGGTATACGGCTGGAAGCACTACATCGGAATCAAGCTGTGAAGCAGTTAGACGTTGCTGTAGTGTCTTGGTTGAAAGACTGACTCCTCTGAAGAAACAGTTGCAGGAACAAAATGGCTCTCTTGATTGGCCAACGCTCATTCGCCAG GCACAAATGCAAGCAGTAAACTTAGCAGCAAATTCTTATTATGTACCAGAATCCAGTTCCATGAGTTATTTGAACTTTGGTGCCGCTGTCAGTGAG GTGGATATAGATATTCTGACTGGAGAGACTACCATTTTGCAGTCGGATATTATTTACGACTGTGGGCAGAGCTTGAATCCAGCTGTCGATATGGGACAG ATTGAAGGAGCTTATGTACAAGGAATTGGATTTTTTATGCATGAAGAATATCTTACAAACGACGATGGGTTGATGGTCTCAAATAGCACTTGGACATACAAGATCCCAACAATCGACACCATACCCCAGAATTTCAACGTTCATTTGGTAAACAGTGGACATCACGAAAAACGTGTTCTCTCTTCCAAAG CATCTGGCGAACCGCCACTGCTACTTGCAGCTTCAGTCCATTGTGCAACAAGAGCGGCTGTTAAAGCAGCAAGAGAACAACTCAAAGTTTGGGGCAAGCTCGACGAGTCTGCTTCAGAATTCTATCTGGATGTTCCTGCCATATTACCTGTTGTGAAGACGCAGTGTGGTCTAGATTATGTGGAGAAATACTTAGAAAGTTTACTGACTCAGAAATCTAACTAA
- the LOC104096033 gene encoding two-component response regulator ARR22-like, producing the protein MSSSASASSSKSKKRVGPDNDFKVGKQLKVLIVDDDDVSQTTYILFLQKCGVETLGVRNGNVAVNIHDITQMRFDLIFMNSVLPLMDGIRATKKLREMGITTMIVGMTNVNDKEEVRKEFMEAGLDDCYEKPLTPEIFRSLLEKLSNKA; encoded by the exons ATGTCTTCGAGCGCGAGTGCTTCTTCTTCAAAGAGTAAGAAAAGAGTTGGACCTGATAATGACTTCAAAGTTGGGAAACAACTCAAAGTACTCATAGTTGATGATGATGACGTGTCTCAAACAACGTACATTTTATTTCTTCAGAAGTGCGGAGTGGAAACTTTGGGAGTGAGAAATGGAAACGTAGCAGTCAATATCCATGATATTACACAAATGCGTTTCGATTTAATCTTTATGAACTCTGTGCTGCCGCTTATGGACGGTATCCGG GCAACAAAAAAGCTTCGAGAAATGGGAATTACAACTATGATTGTTGGAATGACTAATGTGAATGACAAGGAAGAAGTTCGCAAAGAATTTATGGAAGCTGGTCTTGATGATTGCTACGAGAAGCCATTGACCCCTGAAATATTTCGCAGCCTTCTTGAAAAACTTTCCAACAAAGCTTAA